The region TGGGACCGGTTGCCGTGTTCTCGGGGTCGGCGGTGCTGATCGTCCTACTCTGCCTCGACGTCGGGCTGCTCGGGCCGCGCAGCACCGGCCTCGAACTCGAAGCGGTCCAACAAGTCAGCTGAGGCGTCAGAACGCGTAGCGGATCCGGCAGCTGGGCAGAATGTCGCCGACCAGATCGGTGAGCTGCCTGAGTTCTTGGGTCATTGACGCAGCAACGCCTGCGCAACCTCACGCTCGCTCGGCGCCGGTGGACCCATTTGCGCATCTGGCCTCGTAGCGCCGGCTAGCCACACGGCGACCATTCGAGCGCTCGCCCCGGGCGCGTCGTCAATTGTCCGCCGCACCAGGCCGGCGTTGGCCATCAACAGCACGGCGACGTCAGCGGGTCGAAGATCGGCCCAAACCACCCCAGCATCCACGGCACGCTCAATCACGGTGCTGATCGCTTCGTAGTGGCGGTCTCTCAACTCATCGACCCGAGGTGACACCGGGTGTAGCGACACCAGCAGGTCGGCGAGCGCACGGTTGGGCCTCTGCAGCTCGCACGTGGCGGCGATGCACTCGCAGAAGGCGACCAGCGGATCCTCGGCGGCGGCTGCCCGCTCGGCGACGCCCAAATAATGCTCCAACTGGTTGGCGAACACTTCGGCAACGAGCGCCTCGCGTGTGGGGAAATGGCGATACAACGTTGCGTTGCCCACCTCGGCTCGGCGTGCGATCTCGTTGAGCGACACGTCGAGACCATGCTCGGCGAACACCGAGGCCGCCGCCGCCAAGACCGCTGAGCGGTTCCGCTGCGCGTCAGTACGCACCAATGCCAACCCCTCTCCCGCCGATCGGGAATACCCGGGGAACTGTCCCCGTTAGATGCTAACGTCCGCCATAAACGGGGAATCTTCCCCACTAGGAGTGTAAACATGACCCGAATCGCCGTCGTTCTCACCAGCACCCGCACCAAGCGCTTCGCCGATCGTCCGGCTGCGTGGGTCACCGACCGATTGCGTCGTGAAGGGGTGGAGGTCGACGAAATCGACATGCGCGACCACGACCTGCCCAGCTTCGACGCCCCCGCCCCCATTTACACCCCGCCCCAGCCCCCCCCCACAGCGCCTCCCCGATCGCCCGCCCGCGTGGGACACCCCCCGCTGGCGTGGGAAGGGGGGGGAGCCCGAACAACCGGCCGTCCGCCCCCCCGCCCCCCCCACCCCGGCCCCCCCCCCCCCCTTTCACCCCCCCCGCCAATACCCGACCGACGCCATCGCCGCGCTCGGTCGACGAATCGACGCCGCCGACGGCTTCGTGGTCCTCACCGCCGAGTACAACCACGGCTACACCGGCGTGTTCAAGAACGCCCTCGACCACTTTTATGTGGAGTGGGATCGCAAGCCCGTGGCGTTTGTGGGATGGGGCAACGTCGGCGGAGCGCGGGCGATCGAGCAGTTGCGGACGGTGTCGATCGAACTCGGCATGGCGCCGATCCGTCCAGCCGTCCACGTTCTGCCCGACGTCATGGTGCCGGCGATGAGGGCGGAAGCCTATAACCCCGGGTTGTTCGCACCGCTGAATTCGGCACTGGACTCGATGATCGACGAATTACACTGGTGGGCAACCGCTCTCGACGTAGCGCGGTCGGGCGTGGCAGCTTGAACCTGCATCGACGGCCCAGGGAGTGACCACCGCACCAACTCGGCGCCCGGGCATGCCCGCACGCGTGGGTTGGAACCAGAAGGTCGAATCACTGTCGGCAGGGCCGACGCATACGACGTTATCGCCGGCCGTTGCGTAGCTTGCGTACGGCGCTGCGCACGGTCGGATACTCAGCAGCGATGCTCGCCAGCACCGCAATCGTTGTCGTGTAACTGAGGTCGACGAGCTGCTCAATCGGTAGGTCGCAGCCATGGTTGAGCCAGTCGATGACCATCTCGTCGGTCAGCCCCATGCATCCGCGAATGGCGGCGCGCAAGGCGGGATCGACCTCGTTGCTGGCGATCTCGAGCAGGTCCAGCAGGAACTCGGCCCCACTTTGGCGCGCTTGTTCGAAGATTGCATCGATGTCAGGGTCGGCTCCTGCGGGACGCATCAGCACAAGTGATGTCTGCGCATGGTCTCGGCGGTACTCGATCTGACGGCGGATCGCACCCTTGAGTCGTTGCGCCTTGGAGGTCTCGTCGGGTCTGGCTTCGTGCAGCTCGACCGCGTCGTCGAGCACCTGCCGGAGGACCTCCAAGTACAGGCCGCGCTTGTCCGTGAAGTGATAGAACAGAAGGCCATGTGCGACACCGGCCGCCTTGGCGATGTCGCTGATGAAAATCTCGTCGTAAGGTTTGGCGGCGAAGAGATCTGCGGCGACGGTCACAATCGCGGCTCGACGCCCACCGCGAGGCAACGGCACTTGCTTGTGAGGCCTCATGACCGCAGTAACCTTGTCATCAATTGAGCACTCTTATCAGACGACAAGCGCGATGTCGATGTTGACATGCGCAGGGGTACCTAGTCTCGGCGTTCTCACCGACGGCCCGTTATCACGTGAAGCCGTGACGCCACCCGGTTAGTTGCGAATCCATCCTACAAGCGCGTGGAAATTCGGTGGGGCGGCCCCATTGTGGCGAAGCCGGGCCATTGGGTGGGCGCCGGTGTATCTAGTCCATATGCCGAGGCTCGCCATAGGTGGTGACGCTGTCGCCGTCGTTGGAGGTCAGACGGGCGTACGGCCGGAGTAGCAAGCCGCCGGCGATACCGGTGACGGTGCCGTGAGCGTTGGACACGGCCACGCTGCCCTTTGCCCCTGAAACCTCGACGGAGAAGGTTGCCACTTCCTCGACCTGTGGACCGTTGCCAAGGTCTACGTCGATCGAGGCATGCGGGATGACGTCGGTCGAGACCACCGAGCCGAGCGGGTTGAACTCGTCACGTAACGGGTTGGTATCTGCATCGTCGAGCAGAATGTTCGGCGTGCTGTAGGTGAACTTGATGTCCACACTCAGCGTCCAAGGAAATCCGATCTGGTAGCCCAGTTCCAACTTGCCCGCAAAGTCATCCGCCCCGTTACCGGACACGGCGTAGGCGGCTTTGCCAGAGTGAAACCATTCCCGGGTTAGTGCGTTGCGATCGAGCGCAGGAACATCTTGAAGCTGCGTGTTCCACTGCTGAATCGTCAGTGTACGTCCCTGGTGGTCTGGCTGGCTCATCTCGTTGTCCAGGCCAGCGTGCGCGGTTCCCGGCCCGAGGAACAGTGGTGCACCTGCGGCAAGGAGCGAGGCCAACACTCGATTGAAAACCCTCATAAATCCCTACTCGTGTCGGGGCGTGCAACAGGTTGCCCGCCGAAATGTCGCCCCCAGCACCGCTATCGCTGGGGCCAGCTTCGTGGCTCCGATCGTCAAAGATCGCGATGCTGGCCTAGCTCAGGCCGTAGTCGCATTCGTCAATGACTGAAATGAGTTGTCCCTGTGGATATTTGACTCCATTGACGGGACCGCGAAGGGACATTTCTGACGCGTTGCCGCTGGAGAACCATGAGAACGGACACGCAATCGATCCCACTGCGTGCATGCAGTCCACCGAGGCAGAAAATTCTCTTAACGCAACTTGTGCTAAGGCAGACAGGGGCTCGCAAGTGCTTTGCGGCTAGAACAATCTGATATATCCGTTATTCGAGGATCGGTTAGCCGTTGGTCCGTTCGTCGCAAAGTCGTGCGTTCCCGGGATGCCGGGGCCCCGGGTCCACCTGGTATGTCGTTGCGGGGTCTGGTATTTCGTGCCGACGCTGACCTGCAGTGACGACGAGACTGCTGCGACCAGTGATGCACGTATCGTGGCTACACCGTTACTCCTTGCGGTCTCCTGTAAACCCTTGCGGTGGTTCGGTATACACCATATCGAGTCCTGACTTGGGGTCAAGTCAGGGACAAATGAGTTCGACAAAGATGGCATCCACGGTTAGTGTCTGCATCGGCCGACGGAGCGTGTTGACAGCGAAAGTCGGCCCGCACTGCCATTTCTCAGCAGAAATCGGCAGAGCCTGAGAAGTAGGCCTGTGTGCCAATTCCCTAGCCGCACGGGCCTACTTCTCAGTCGTCTCCCCATACAGAACTCAGCATCCACGAGGACGTTGCACCCGTGAACCACCTACGCATGACAGTTGGTCCACTCGAACGTGGTTCGAACGCGAAGAAATCTCCCTACAGTGGCCGGTGCGGCCGGTCGGCGTGCCCGAGAGCCGCACCGGTGGTCGGCATCGATGGATCTCAACGAGTGCAGATCCGTTGACACACAACGCGTGCGGCCAGCTCACATCGGCACGGGTATGCGGAATGTCAATGGGCGCTACCGGTTCCCCTTATGTCCGAGCAGACAAGCATCGAAGTCTGGGGTGTCGTCACGAGGTCACATCCCACGACGAAGCGCTCGGCAGCGATGCCTTGGTGCTCGATGTTGTTCCGTCTTGCTCAGTCAGATTGCATTGGTGGTTATAGGATATGGAGCTTCGCGAGCTGGCCGCGTTGGTGACCGTGGTGGAGGAAGGCGGAATCTCAGCGGCTGCCCGGCGACTCCACGTAAGCCAGCCCGCTTTGTCCCAAACCGTGACCGCCCTCGAACGCGAGCTCGGGGTCCAGCTTTTCGTGCGTAGCACTTCTGGGGTCCAGCCGACCGAGGCAGGACTGTTGTTGGCTCAGGAAGCACGCGCCGTCCTGGCTCGGCGCGACCAGGCTGTGCGGGCACTGTCTGAGTTCAGCACCAGCACCGCCGGCGTCATCCGTATCGGTGTTCCCCGGGAGATCGATTTCGACTTCCTGACCGAAAGTCTGACTGCCTTCTCAGTAGGACTTCCTGAGACACAACTGGTTCCGCGCCGGCTGTCATCTGCCGCCCAGATCGATGCGCTGCTAGGCGGACGGTTGGATATAGGCCTCGTGCGCGAACTGCCGAAGCAGGCGGACGTCGACGCCGTCCTGGTCGCACAAGAGAACCTCGGCGCCCTCCTGGCTGCCGATATCGCCGCAGAGCGCGTAGGCCCTGATGGAGTACGCTTGGAGCGGCTACGTGGTCTGAAATGGGTGGCCTTTCCCCGCGGTGATAGCCCGGCGTGGTTTGACGAACTGACTGCCACGCTTCGCAGCCACGGCATAGACATTGGGCTACCGGCGCATGACGAACTCGAGCTCATTGCTGCGATCAAGTTCGCTGCTGTCGCAGCCAACCGGGCGTTCGCACTCGCTCCGGTCCACCTCGCTGCCCGGCTACCCCCATCAGTGGTGTTTTCGCCACTGGTAGGAAACCCGGTGGTGCGGCGGACGTGGGTGATTTGGCATGGTCGGACCCGCAGGCGCGATATCGGGCAACTCATTGCCACCTTCGAGGCATCTCGTCACGCATCGGATCCTCGGTAACGCACGGGTGCGCCACTCCTGCGGCCGCTGACCGCGCGGGGACCTACGGCGCAGTCAACCGTGGCGCGGTGTAGCTCGTCGGTGTGCTCAGCGCGAGCATGCGATCTTGATCGGGAAGTCGATTGTGTTATCCGCGCCGTCGGGTTGGTCAAAGGCGGCGATGAGCCGCGCGACGTCGCGTCGCCGCGAGCCCGCAGGCCATACCGCCCAGGTGTGGCGAATGATCGGGCGGTCGGCCAGCGGTCTCCACACCAGGGAATCGATGGCGGGATACGACGGCTGCTGCGGCGTGAGCGCGAAGGCGGTTCCGAAACTAAGTGCAGTGAAAAACTCTGACAGAACCGGGCTTTGAGCTCGATCGGTCGGTGCGACATCGACGCCGTGCGTGCGCAGGATCGCGGCGAGTTCGTCAAACCATGCGGGACTGTCGGACCGAGGAAACATCATCCAGTTCAGCCCGGACAGCGCATCCAGCCGTACGCCGTGACCATCGGCGAATCGCGCTGCCACTGTGTCGGAGACGAGCACGCCGAGTTCTTCTCGCGCCACCAGCATGCTTTCCACGTCGTTGCCGGGTGGCACTTGGAGCATCAAGCTCGCCTGGAGCCCTCCGATGCGTAGGGCGGTTAGCTGCTCGGCCATGGGCAAGTGGCGGGGCTGCAGCGTGATTTCTGGAAAATCCGCGGCGAACGCCGCCAGCCCCCGCAACACTTCGGATCCGAGCTCATGCGGCACGCCGAGGCGGATGACGCCCTCTCCCTCGCCGCGGTACCGAGCCATCGCCGGTAGCAGGCGTCTGTAGCTTCCCAGGATTGCCCGCGCCTCATCGAGCAGCGCCCGGCCTGCCTCGGTACACGTGACACCGGTCGTGCTGCGGACGAACACTTTCAAGCCGAGTCGGCGTTCGATGGAGTTGATGGTCTGGGACAGGGCTGGCTGGCTCATAGACAGCCGACGTGCTGCGGCCGAGAACCCGCCTTCTTCAGCGACGACAAGGAAAACCTCGAGTTTGGTTGGTGTGAAGAAGAAGCTGTGCCGGGCTCCTTGCCATTTCCCACGATCAGCGGTTGCCATCACAGTCTCCTTCGCAGCCTCATGGATCTACCTGGCCCACGCCGCTTCCCGAGCCACTCATTGACTCTTACGTTCGCACCCTGCAGATCCGCCGCACCATCGCCCATCGAGGGATTTTCGAGCCAATGGCAGTGGTATGCCGAAGCCACGCGACCCAACTCCGCCGTGTTCGTGACGCTGTTGATGAGACGTACCGGCGCAGCCGACGTCGCGCAAAGGTGGCGTGTTTTGCACAAACAACGGCTGCGCGAGGATCTTCGAAGCAGCCTCGGTCACAGGACGGCGTAGACTCTCGCTGTGAAACCTTCTGATAGCCGGTTTCATGGTCAAGGCGCGCGTTTACAACCGCCTGCTCTGCGCGGCAGGGCCGCGGAACTCGCACTTGTCAGCTCGCTTGTCGACGGCCTTGAGCGCGGGTGTGGCGGTGTCGTGGTGATCGAAGGGCCGCCGGGTATCGGCAAGAGCCGCCTGCTCGAAGAAGTCGGCCTTCTCGCCCGCACCGCCGAGGTGCGTACCCTTTTTGGTCAGGCGTTCGAGTATCAGCGGACCGTGCCCTTCTACACCCTGATGATGGCAACAGTGCAGGCCAGTCCGCCAATTGTTGATGCGGAATCCCTTCGTAGCCTTGGCACTTCGACCGACGTTCGATACTGGGTGATGCACGAACTGCATGCTGCGATCGAGGCGGCGTCGCGGTACCAACCACTGGCGCTTCTCCTGGAAGACATTCACTGGGCTGATAACGCCACGCTGTTGGCCCTTCGAACGATGACTGCACGACTCAGGTCACGGGTGCTCTGGGTCATCAGCGCACGCACCGGGGTCGGCGGCCGGGCCGTGAGTGAGACACTCACGGCGTTCGAGCGCGACGGCGCGATGATTGTGCGCCTGGATGCAGTAACTGAGCGCGCGATCGCCGACATCACCGAAGACGCGGTACAGGCACGGGCCGCGCCGGCGCTTCTCGATCTTGCCGCGAAGACCCATGGCAACCCGTTCTTGTTGATGGAACTGCTTCGCGGCTTGCACGACGAACATCGACTGATCCTGTCGGCCGGCCAGGTCACGGTTACCGGCAACGCCCTGCCACGACGGCTCACGATCGGCATGCAACAACGCCTCGACGAACTCTCCGATGCCGCACGCGAAGTCGTTCGGATCGCGTCGGTTCTGCCGGACAGATTCTCGGCAACAACGCTGGCCGCTGTGATCGGTCGCCCGCCAACCACTCTCGCGTCCGCAATCGACCAGGCAGTGCGTTCTGACCTGCTGGTAGAGGACGATGACCGGCTCCGATTCCGACATCACCTGCTTCGCGAGGCCACTCGGCAGTCCATGCCGCAATCGTTGCGCCGCGCCATGGAGCGTCAAGCGGTCAGCGCAATGCTCGACGCTGGAGCCGCACCGCAGGAAGTGGCGACGCAGTTGGCGCGAAGCGCAGAAGTCGGCGACCGCACCGCCATCGCCGCTCTGCGTCAGGCCGTCTACGCCGTGGCCGACGCCGACCCCAGCACCGCGGCCGATCTCAGTATGCAAGTTCTGGATCTTCTTGGCACCCAGGACCCCGAGCGCGGAACGCTGGTCGCCGAGACGGTGGTGCTGCTCAACCGCGCGGCACGCTATGACGAAGCCCGCACGCTCGCGGCGTATACGCTTTCGGCCGCGCTACCTGCCGAGGAGGAGGCTGCGATTCGCCTTCGGCTCGTGGCCATCACCAGAGACACGACCCAACAACGAATCAACGACAACCGTCGCGTGCTCGCGCTCACGGACATCAGCGACGTCATGAAAGCGCGCAACCTGTCCTGGCTCGCGTACAACGAAGCCATTCACGGCCAAGACCCGCAGAACAACAACGCGCTGGAGGAGGCCACGGCAGCGACGATGGCTGTCGAGGACCGCGAAAGCACAATCTTGTGCGAGACCACCCGCTCGGTGCTCGAATGCGCCGCCGGCTATCCCGGTCGCGCGGTACGCCGAATGAAACAGCTACACCAGGTCACCAGCCGCGCAGAGGCCACTCCCGCAGACGATATCGCCGCCTACCACACAGCTAACCTGCTCACGTTCGCTGGGCGTGTCCAGGAGTCCCTTGCCGTCACCGACCACGCGATACACAGTCTCGCTGACGAGCGCAACGACATGTTGCTGCAGATTGCGACCACACAGGCTGCGCTTTCCCGCATGGCCGCAGGAGAAATCTCGCAGGCGCAGACAGCCATCGAAATGGCGCCGCCCCCGGACCGGCCGGCGACAACCGTGCTCGGAATCGCCCGCACTGTCATCGTCGCCGACATTGCCGGGCGCGTCGGTGATCACAAACTCCTTCAACAGATGCTGATCCGGGCCAGGGCAGCGACCGAGAGCAGCTCGCCGGCCACGCGCCGGGATGCCGCTGCCATCCTGGCGCTTGCCGCGTGGAACCGAGGCGATCTTCATGACGCGATGCGGTGGCTGGCAGGTGACACCCCCCTGTTGACGGCGCCGGTGCTTTCCTACTTCCACGACCATTTGATTCTGTCGGCGCGGATAGCCTCGGCAGCCGGCGATGCTGGCCTCCGAGCGCGCGTACTTGCAGCCCTCGACACGTTGAGCCGTGAGCGACCCCGCCTGCCGCTCGTCGCCGCGGTGTGCCAGTACGCGCAGGCGATCTTGGACCGCGATCCGGACACCGTCTTGGCAGCCGGCCAGCAGATCAACACGCACGGACGACCCTTGCTGTACGCATGCGCGGCACAGGATGCGGCCCGTGAGCTCAAACATGCCGGCCGCACCCCCGAAGCCGTCGAGGCGCTCAAAGCCGCCTTCGATACCCTCGCTGACCGCGGCGCAGTCGCCGACGCGCGCCTGGTCGGTCGCGAGTTGCGCGGGCTGGGCGTCACTCGGCGGCTGCCGGTCCGCCGACACGCACGAACCGGCTGGGACAGTTTGACAGACACCGAAATCAAAATCGCACATCTCATCACCCAAGACGGAGCCACCACCCGAAATGTCGCCGACAGACTGCACCTGTCACCGCACACTGTCAAAACCCACGTCCGCAACATCTTCGCGAAGCTACGCGTGAGGTCGCGCGCCGAACTCGCCCATATCATGCAAGGAAGAACCGGTTAGCGGCCAGGCATAGCGGTGTACACCGCCCGCCACCCGCACGGCGCACCTGAATACCCAACCTGAGCGTACTGCCTTGTCCCACAGTGCTTTACGGCAGTCAACTTATGACCGGAATCGAATCTTCCAATAACTCCGACGGATTGCTCGCCGTTAGCATCGTCCGGAGTTGAACACGAGAGGAACCCGGTCTGTGAGCAAAACGCCAAGTATGAATCCACCGAGACCAACACTGGTGCTTGTCCACGGATCTTGGTTTGGCTCATGGAGTTGGGAGGCAGTCCGGATGCGGCTCGCCGCCGCCGAGTGGGAGGTTCGCACCGTCGACCTGCCCAGCGTCGCCTACCGTGCCAAACCTCGCTTCGATCTTTTCGACGACGCCGCGCACCTGCGCACCAAACTCCAGCAGATCGACGGACCTGTGGTCGTCGTCGGGCACTCCTACGGCGGCGCGGTCGTCAGCCAAGCCGCCGCTGGCCTGCCCAACGTGGTCCACTTGATCTATGTTTGCGCCTTCCAACTCGATGTGGGCGAGTCCATCCTCGGCGTCGTGGGTGCCGCCCCGAACTGGTGGCTCATCGACGACGACATCGTCA is a window of Mycobacterium sp. 3519A DNA encoding:
- a CDS encoding TetR/AcrR family transcriptional regulator, translated to MRTDAQRNRSAVLAAAASVFAEHGLDVSLNEIARRAEVGNATLYRHFPTREALVAEVFANQLEHYLGVAERAAAAEDPLVAFCECIAATCELQRPNRALADLLVSLHPVSPRVDELRDRHYEAISTVIERAVDAGVVWADLRPADVAVLLMANAGLVRRTIDDAPGASARMVAVWLAGATRPDAQMGPPAPSEREVAQALLRQ
- a CDS encoding NADPH-dependent FMN reductase, giving the protein MKGWRSTKSTCATTTCPASTPPPPFTPRPSPPPQRLPDRPPAWDTPRWRGKGGEPEQPAVRPPAPPTPAPPPPFHPPRQYPTDAIAALGRRIDAADGFVVLTAEYNHGYTGVFKNALDHFYVEWDRKPVAFVGWGNVGGARAIEQLRTVSIELGMAPIRPAVHVLPDVMVPAMRAEAYNPGLFAPLNSALDSMIDELHWWATALDVARSGVAA
- a CDS encoding TetR/AcrR family transcriptional regulator, which encodes MTVAADLFAAKPYDEIFISDIAKAAGVAHGLLFYHFTDKRGLYLEVLRQVLDDAVELHEARPDETSKAQRLKGAIRRQIEYRRDHAQTSLVLMRPAGADPDIDAIFEQARQSGAEFLLDLLEIASNEVDPALRAAIRGCMGLTDEMVIDWLNHGCDLPIEQLVDLSYTTTIAVLASIAAEYPTVRSAVRKLRNGRR
- a CDS encoding MspA family porin; translation: MRVFNRVLASLLAAGAPLFLGPGTAHAGLDNEMSQPDHQGRTLTIQQWNTQLQDVPALDRNALTREWFHSGKAAYAVSGNGADDFAGKLELGYQIGFPWTLSVDIKFTYSTPNILLDDADTNPLRDEFNPLGSVVSTDVIPHASIDVDLGNGPQVEEVATFSVEVSGAKGSVAVSNAHGTVTGIAGGLLLRPYARLTSNDGDSVTTYGEPRHMD
- a CDS encoding LysR family transcriptional regulator codes for the protein MELRELAALVTVVEEGGISAAARRLHVSQPALSQTVTALERELGVQLFVRSTSGVQPTEAGLLLAQEARAVLARRDQAVRALSEFSTSTAGVIRIGVPREIDFDFLTESLTAFSVGLPETQLVPRRLSSAAQIDALLGGRLDIGLVRELPKQADVDAVLVAQENLGALLAADIAAERVGPDGVRLERLRGLKWVAFPRGDSPAWFDELTATLRSHGIDIGLPAHDELELIAAIKFAAVAANRAFALAPVHLAARLPPSVVFSPLVGNPVVRRTWVIWHGRTRRRDIGQLIATFEASRHASDPR
- a CDS encoding LysR family transcriptional regulator; this translates as MATADRGKWQGARHSFFFTPTKLEVFLVVAEEGGFSAAARRLSMSQPALSQTINSIERRLGLKVFVRSTTGVTCTEAGRALLDEARAILGSYRRLLPAMARYRGEGEGVIRLGVPHELGSEVLRGLAAFAADFPEITLQPRHLPMAEQLTALRIGGLQASLMLQVPPGNDVESMLVAREELGVLVSDTVAARFADGHGVRLDALSGLNWMMFPRSDSPAWFDELAAILRTHGVDVAPTDRAQSPVLSEFFTALSFGTAFALTPQQPSYPAIDSLVWRPLADRPIIRHTWAVWPAGSRRRDVARLIAAFDQPDGADNTIDFPIKIACSR
- a CDS encoding LuxR family transcriptional regulator, producing the protein MKPSDSRFHGQGARLQPPALRGRAAELALVSSLVDGLERGCGGVVVIEGPPGIGKSRLLEEVGLLARTAEVRTLFGQAFEYQRTVPFYTLMMATVQASPPIVDAESLRSLGTSTDVRYWVMHELHAAIEAASRYQPLALLLEDIHWADNATLLALRTMTARLRSRVLWVISARTGVGGRAVSETLTAFERDGAMIVRLDAVTERAIADITEDAVQARAAPALLDLAAKTHGNPFLLMELLRGLHDEHRLILSAGQVTVTGNALPRRLTIGMQQRLDELSDAAREVVRIASVLPDRFSATTLAAVIGRPPTTLASAIDQAVRSDLLVEDDDRLRFRHHLLREATRQSMPQSLRRAMERQAVSAMLDAGAAPQEVATQLARSAEVGDRTAIAALRQAVYAVADADPSTAADLSMQVLDLLGTQDPERGTLVAETVVLLNRAARYDEARTLAAYTLSAALPAEEEAAIRLRLVAITRDTTQQRINDNRRVLALTDISDVMKARNLSWLAYNEAIHGQDPQNNNALEEATAATMAVEDRESTILCETTRSVLECAAGYPGRAVRRMKQLHQVTSRAEATPADDIAAYHTANLLTFAGRVQESLAVTDHAIHSLADERNDMLLQIATTQAALSRMAAGEISQAQTAIEMAPPPDRPATTVLGIARTVIVADIAGRVGDHKLLQQMLIRARAATESSSPATRRDAAAILALAAWNRGDLHDAMRWLAGDTPLLTAPVLSYFHDHLILSARIASAAGDAGLRARVLAALDTLSRERPRLPLVAAVCQYAQAILDRDPDTVLAAGQQINTHGRPLLYACAAQDAARELKHAGRTPEAVEALKAAFDTLADRGAVADARLVGRELRGLGVTRRLPVRRHARTGWDSLTDTEIKIAHLITQDGATTRNVADRLHLSPHTVKTHVRNIFAKLRVRSRAELAHIMQGRTG